GTTATTGCCCCAGCCGTCGTCCGCAGCCTGAGTTTGCTTGGCGGCATCCGCCTTAGGTTTTCCGCCCCAGCCATCATCGGTTTTTGCAGGTTCGCCAAAGCCAGCTGCAATTTCTTCCTCAGACAGGCCAGCCGTTTGGTTAGGGATCAGAACGCGTTTATGAAGTTCATCCCCAGTGATTTTAGTCGCGCAGGAGTCATTCGTATAAGCATCAATCAAGCCGGCCTTAGCGGCCTCTAACAGATACCGGGTTATCTCATTATTTTTAGAGAACATGGAAATGTTCTGCTTTTCTTTTAGATCTACCCTTCTCCATAGCGTTCTCTTCATCATCACATCGCCATCTGCGATAGGTCGGGACGAGAAAGAATTAGCAGTCGAATCTTCTTTTTCCTGTGCAACTGCAACACCAGTTCCAAGCGACAGGGTTAGTAAAGACCATGCAATCGTTTTTCCATTCATTCTTCTCATATCATGCAAAAGTTGTATTGTCCAAACAACGACTAAAAGTATTTATTAGTATAGCGTAACCTGTCTGAATTGGTTACCCATTTCAACTTCGTTCACAGCACCTTTAAAGTTCTGGCGTTCAACCTTCAAAACCGTAATCACATAGCGATCGCCCGGTTGTGCCTGCTGTGCAAGTGAAGATATCGATCCACCACCGCCTCTCAATGTTACACCATTGATCCGACGGGTACCGCGGGCCAGTGATACTTCCACCTCGGCAACGCGGAATTTAGCATCTTCGGGTGAAAAGTTCTTAAAGCTTTCGTCTGGAACCGCAACAACCTGGATGCTTCTCGTGCCGCTGGCAGGAGCACCTCTTCTTTCGTCAAATGGCGCACCATTAACTCGCACTTCCAAAGATGGTTTAGGAACTTTGTTCACCCTGAAAGGTTCAGAGCCCAGGACATTGCCGCCGTTGCTGACAGTAATGTTTAACTGCGCCCGGTTAGGTACAATTGTGAATTTCCCTTTTTGTCCGCTCTGGATAATTTCACCGCCATCAGTAGTAAAACTAGGAGCCCAAAGTGCGCCCAGGGCAGGACTTTGAATACTCAGCTTGTTCGCGCAACCCAGGTAAAGAGGCGGGAGAGTTCCTGTCTCGATCTGATAAGTAGGCTTTACAACGAAGTATTCCTGATTCATTGTGTATGTCGTATCTTTTCCGGACGGAGTTGGAATTGTAATCCTCGCCTGCAATTCCCTTTTAACGATACCTTCTGCATTATATCCGCCACCCTGAGCTGTAAACTCTATCAGACCGACGCCATTCTCAACTTTTACCGGTGAACCGTTCAAGCTCATTCTTGGCGTAATTCCACTAGCCGAAGCAGCAATGAACATCTGGCCTTTGAATTTGGTACCGGCTACGACAGTTTTTGCATCAGCACTGACCATTGCCAGGACGCGGTCGAACTTGACGTCAGCTGCACCAACTTTACTAGCGAGGTAATTCAATACTTCGCCTTCCATCCGACGAATATCTGTTTGTTTCTGACTTAAAACAGCCAGAGCTGCTGCAACAGGAGTCGATTCGAAATTCAATTCTGCGAAGTCCTTATTTCTTTGCTCTTTGTTGCCTTTAACCACAGGATCTTCTCTGCCATCCAGAGCTAAACGCTGAAACTTGTTGGGAGACAACTTATTTAACTGCTCGGTGTAGGCATTTAAGGTTTGTTGCAAACCATATGCCTTTCCCCTTTTCCCGGTTGCGATCATCAGCTCGGCGACTTTTGCTTCTTCTTGGGGATTTTTAATTCCACCTTCCTCATTTAATCCGCCGCCTGCTTTGCCAATAATTTCCTGTTTAAGCGTATTAATTTCATTAGTAATGTCTGCGGTAAATTTGCGAACTTCTTCGGCTTGTTTAATTACAGCAACATCAGCAGCTCGGTTTCCCGCCTTATCAACAGCTGCTTTTATTTTGAGTACAGTTTCCTGGTTTATTTTATTAGCTGCTCCGGAGGATAGTTCCAAAGAATTGTTCAGAAGAATGAATTTTTCTATGATGGCTGAACTTACCTGCAATGCGAGCATCGCGGTCAGTACCAGGTACATCATGCCAATCATCTTTTGACGGGGTGTTTCTTTTCCACCTGCCATATTGTTCAGTAATCAGTTATCAGTGATTGAATAATTTGATGATAACAAACAATTAATAATTCACTCAGAGGATTTACTATTCGCTTGTTAGGGGATAAATCAGGCATTTCCGCCACGCATTGCTGTCAGCATGTTACCATATATGCCGTTTAATGACGAAATATTCGTTGTCAGTTTAGACATTTCATTTTTAAATACCTGAGATTCCTTGGTAGCATCTGCCATATTTTCCATAGCGGCAGTCAGATTACCGTAAAATGCGTTCATTGCCTTCAAATGCTTGGTTGTATCCTGCAATTCAAGTTCATAAACAGCATTTAATGCACCCATATTCTTGGTAATCTGCTGAAACTGGTCACGGTAGGACTGAGCATCTTTTGTAGCATCTGCCATAGAAGACATGGCATTGATCGCAACTCCATAAGATTTGTTCATGTCACTGATTGCCGTCGAAGCAGTTTTGACATTTCTTGCGTAATCATTGGTAGCCACGGTAGCATCGGTAAGGTCAGTTATTTTACCAACAGTGTCTGATAAGTTTCGGAAACCTTTGCCAAGACTATCAAAAACCTCGGGAGAAAGCTTTGCATTGTCAAGCATGTTATCCAGCTTGGCAGTGATATTGCTGCTTTGTGTAGAACCGCGGGTGATTGCTGGTCCGTTGTAGTCATCTGCAAGCTCAGGGTAAACACGTGTCCAGTCCGGATCTTTGTCGCTGGATTGTGTTAGTGTCTGAAGCGCATAAAGTAAAAATATAAGTACTTCTGTGCCAAGACCGGCGGTCAGTAATGGTCCACCAAAATCCCAGTGTTGAATCTTTGCCAACGCTCCCAAAATTACAACGGCAGCACCCGCACTATATATTGTTGGTACTAGTTTATCCCAAAAAAAATTAGGTCCGCTATTCTTAGCCATACGAATTGAAATCAGTTACAGTGAAAAATTTGATATTAATAAAGTGTTATTTGATTTGAAGAGATCGTAAAAAAGAAGCAGAGTACTGAAACGCTGCTTCTTTTTATTAGAAATATCATTTTAGCGACGGCGGGCACGAGCTCCTCCCCGGTCGTTTACATTATCCATCACACAGCGGAAGCCGATAAAAGCGCGGCGCTCAGTCTCATATTCGAAAGTCCTGGTGCCGGTTTGAAGATAGTAAGCAATATCTTTCCATGATCCACCTTTAACAACCTTGCGAGGTTCATCGGGGTTATCATATTCAGGGTTCATATCCCAAACGATTGCAGTAGCATTATCCGTATAAGCATCAGAAGTCCATTCTGCCACGTTTCCAGCCATATTGTAAAGGCCGAAATCATTGGGATTGTAAGCATTGGCAGGACCGGTATAAGGATAACCGTCAGCATCGTAGTTTCCGCGCTGTGGTTTGAAGTTCGCGAGGAAGCAACCCTTCGCATTCATTGTATAAGGATTACCCCAGGGATATTTAGCAACTGCACGACCGCCGCGGGCTGCCCATTCCCATTCTGCTTCAGAAGGAAGGCGGAAACCGGTAGAGTTAAACTGCCCTTCCTGGTTTTGAAAGTCATGCAAAAGATTGGTACGCCATTTCGAGAAATATTGAGCAGCCAGCCAACTTACACCTACAACGGGATATGTGTCGAAACCTGGGTGCTGGTAGTAATACTCTACGAATGGGTCACCGTTTGAGTATGCGAAATCTTTTTTCCATACCGTTGTATCAGGATAGTACTTGGACATGATTTCTTCCTCTCCTAACACCGATACGGAATCAACCAAAAGTGCATTTACAAACTGACGATATTCGTTATTAGTAATCTCTGTGTCATCCATATAGAAGGAACTGATCGTCACCCTTCTGTTCATATTGTTCATCGAAGATGCAATATCTTCATCAGCCTGACCCATTACAAAAGAACCGGATGGTATCACCACCATGCCCGCCGGAGTAGTTTGTTTAAAGCCTTTTCTGGCAGTTGCTGTAATCTCTCCATTTGAAATACCGCTTTCTTCTTTTCCTCCCTTGCCAAACTTACTTTTAATAAATCCGCAACTCTGCATGAGCATAAGAGCGGCTACCAAAAGCAGGCTTTTGACTCCATTCCGATAGAACACTTTCACATTCATAGTGGTTTTGTAAAATTTGAGTATAAACTGTAGCCTAAAAACGCCGGCCAATGCCATATAGTATAATTGAAAAAAACAAAAAAACTAATCCGAAACAGAGTCATTCAGCGAGACAAAAATGTAGTAATGAATGCCTTGAAGCTGCTGAAATCAATTAACCATCGACTTAACGTTTGAAAAAAGAGAATTGGTATAAAGCCCGATGATTTTACAAATATAAATTAAAGTTTCACAAACTGATCGTTTCACATTAACTACCGGCTGGGAAAAAACCAAGTAAAATGTGTTTTCTATTGATATTTTAATAGTTTGAACTGGAATACTCCAAATTAACAGTCACGAGGATCAAAACCGGAATCTTGGCGTACGTATAATTGTTTTTTTGCCAAATTTGGGAGATGGCAGTGCGTAGGAAAGCATGACCTCAAATGAAGAAGCAGCTTTCGCCCGGTTGCCGCCAATTACCATATCATAGGCTCCTGAAAGACGCAGGGATTGATCCTGCAACAGGTAAATCCCGCCCATTAAAATAAAGTATGTATCCTGCTGCCGGTAAGTACCGCCAACCCAATAGCGCTTATTATATGTTACAGTTGCACCACCTTCAACCGAAAGTGTACTGATATCTGACTTCACAAGCACAATTGGTTGAATATCCAGCAAATAACCCAATTCCAGGTTGACCCCGGCATTAAAGTAGATAGTTTGGGGCAATGGATTAGTGCCTGTGTCGGAGCCTAACTGATACTTGGGTTTCAGGAAATGATTGAGAGAAACTCCTGCGTAGAAAGCATCACTTTCATAACGCACACCGACAGCGAAATCCGGGTTGATTTCAGATATGACGCCGGTTTGAATCAAAGGATCGTCCGGATCACGGGCACGTAATTTCCCAAAGTCGACAGCCTGGCGAAACAAGCCCGCACTTGCCCCAACCTGAAATTTGCCACCGGCGAGTGGAATATGATATGCTGCGGACACTTTAAAGTCCTGATCGGTTCTTGGGCCACTTTTATCATTAAGCGCATAAAATCCAATCCCGAAATTTTTAAAGGGCATGCTGAAGGAAAACAATTGCGTGGAAAGTGCGCCACCGGTATCGTCGAGATTCGTCCCCTGATAGCCTGCATATTGGGTTCTGTGCGTAAGCTGAAATTTGGTAAGTCCATCAGCACCTGCTGCTGCCGGATTAAGATAAAGCTGGTTTAATGAGAACAGGCTAAACTGAGCATCTTTCTGGCCCACAGCGATGAAGGGTATTAAAAATATGATAGCAAGTAATCGGACATTCTTATTACTCCTTATAGTAAATTTCAAAGTCATACTGCTGGGTTTGTTTAAGGAACTTGCCGAAGGTTTTCAGTTTTAATTCATAACGCATATTGCTTAAAAAAATTGATATAAACTCAAAAAAGCCCTGGAAATTTTCCAGGGCTTTTTTGATAAAAAAACTGTCATATCTGGTTGGCTTGCCGTATATATAAATCCAGCGCTCCGGTCATCGAAGGCGCATTCGGGAGAGGCGCCTGGATATCCAGAACCAGTCCCGCATCTTCAACGGCCTTCGCGGTGGTTGGTCCGAAAGCTGCTATCCTGGTATCATTTTGCTTGAAGTCAGGGAAGTTCTCGAACAAAGATTTAATTCCGGAAGGGCTGAAAAAAGCGATGATATCATAATACACGTCTTCCAGATCGGAAAGGTCGGAAGGGATGGTCTGATACATAGTAGCTTCTGTAAAGTGAAATTCTTCGGTATCAGCGAATTCCGGGATATCGTTTTTCCTTACATCGGAACACGGATACAAAAACTTCTCTTTTTTATGCTTTCGCATCAGTTCGATCAGCTCTGCGGCTGTTTTCGTTCCGGTGAAGATCTTCCTTTTACGGATCACTATATATTTTTGCAGGTAGTTGGCGGTTTGTTCTGAGATACAAAAGTATTTCATTGTCGCCGGCACTTCGATTCTTCCCTCATTGCAAATCCTGAAGAAATGGTCAATGGCATTTCTGCTCGTAAATATTACCGCAGTATGATCCAGAATGTTGATTTTTTGCTTGCGAAAGTCTTTGTAGGAGACTCCGTCAATCTGAATAAATGGCCTGAAATCAACTTTGATATTATACTTTCGGGCTAATTCATAATAGGGTGAATTTTCGTCGGCGGGTCGGGATTGGCTTACTAGCAGGCTGGTCACCTTTTTTAGCCTCTCCTGATCAAAATTGATTGTCTCACTCATGTAAAATCCTCATTAGTTTAGTCCAGACTCATCTCAGTTAGTTATAGGGCAAATTTCATACTAACGATGAGCGGGATTATTTCAATGACGCAAAGGTAAGAAAATAAATAGAGATTAATCAAAGCACCAGGAGGCTTAGTAACCACGTATAGCGCAATAAAACGGGCGAAATAGAAGAATAAAAAGGGTAGAAGAATATAGGTTCGCATATCAGCAATCCAGCTGGCGCGGTTGAAGCTCACCGTAAATACAATCAGGAACAGAGCTCCGTAGAACATATAGGAGGATTGTACTATTTTGATGAATATGACATCTACCTGCTTGTCAAGGTTCAGCATATTTCCGGCCAGTAACATGAATATGTACTTCACATAAGTAAGTACAAAGAAGATGGTCGAAAGGATCAGAAAGTCACCTATAATAAGCAAAGTATTTGATTTCTCGGATAATATACTGCCTACGGAAAATAGATTAAGTTTGTTGACAGACAAAAACACGAGTATGAAACTCATCCACATTGAGGTGATCAGAGCGAAGAAAATAATTGTATTACTATAAGGTTTATTAATTTTCGAAACCTGGTCGCGGGGGTCGCTGTTAAAAAACTCGATTGGATTAATCAAGCGGAAAAATGACAACGGGTTCAGGTTGAAAATCCATGCATTCAGGATCAGGATCAGCACTAATGCAATCACTGCAAAGTTACCAAACGGAGAAAACGATATCGGTTTGATGTTGATAAAATTGGGGCGCGATGTATTGAGCCCAATTGCGTCATTTGGTTTTTTTTTGTTGCACAATAGGGCAATTTTATCAGCAATACCCGGGCTACCGTAAATCGTTACCAGCAACTCATCCTTTCGATAGATTTTGAAAAGGCTGTCAATACTCAGTTCCTGCCAGGTGTTCCCCTCAATTCGGTTTTGTAGCGCACCTTCTACGAAGAGATAGCTTTCTGTGTCAGAACTAAGTAACAGGAAATATCTTCTGTTTTTGACTAAATCGATATAAAGGCTGGCGGATCTTGCTCCTTCATTAACACCGGGAGAAAAAGGGACGTAGTTTTTATACTGACTATTGTAAACCAGCCAGTCGTTTTCGTAACTGTAAACGGGGAAAAAGCGATCGGGGGGATTGGTTTTTGGTGCGCTCGTGGCAGAGCTGCCAAGGAGCAGAAGTACTGTAAAGAAAGCCCAAAAGAATGTTGCGGATATGGACTTCATAAGAATAAAAGGGCGGAGTTTCCTCAGCCCTCTTAATGAATTTATGCGTAAGTAAGTATTATTTTCTTCCAAGGGCCAGCAACATCGTTTCGCCGATCAGTGCAGGTGATTCAGCTACAAATATCCCTGATTCTTTCATAATTCTGATTTTGGCCTCTGCAGTGTCATCGGCACCGCCAATGATAGCACCAGCGTGGCCCATTCTGCGGCCTTTCGGTGCGGTTTGACCAGCGATGAAACCAACGACAGGTTTTTTATTACCAGTCGATTTAATGTAATTGGCCGCATCAGCTTCCATGCTTCCACCGATTTCACCGATCATGACGATCGCCTCAGTTTCAGGATCATTCATCAAAAGCTCAACCGCTTCTTTGGTAGTAGTTCCGATAATCGGATCGCCACCAATTCCGATCGCGGTTGTTTGTCCTAAACCTGCGCGGGTCAGCTGATCTACTGCTTCATAGGTCAAAGTACCTGACTTCGAAACAAGCCCGACAGTTCCCTTTTTGAATATAAATCCTGGCATAATACCAACTTTACATTCTTCCGCAGTAATAACGCCCGGACAGTTAGGACCGATCAGGCGGCAGTTTTTGTTTTTGATATATTCTTTCGCCTGCATCATATCCTTGGTAGGGATACCTTCTGTGATACAAACAATTACGCCGATACCAGCATCCGCGGATTCCATGATTGCGTCAGCGGCGAATGCCGGTGGAACGAAAATGATAGCCACGTCTGCTCCCGTAGACCGAACAGCCTGATCGACAGTGTTAAATACAGGTCTCTCCAAATGAGAGAGTCCGCCTTTACCAGGGGTAACACCACCTACGACATTGGTACCATATTCTATCATCTGCTGGGCGTGAAAAGACCCTTCCGAACCGGTAAATCCCTGAACTATAATCTTAGAATTTTTATTAACTAAAACGCTCATGTTGGTAAATCAGTTTTTTTGGTAAAAGTAGAACGAAAAGCACGAAGTAGCAAAATGTAACCAGAATTTGTAAATTGCTTTTTTTGATTATATGACGCGTGTTTATGGATATACTTAGCAGTCCTCATATATTTTCCAACCTCGTTTTAACCGTCACCAGTCTGTTCATTTTTTTTAGGTATTTCAAAAGCCAGCCGCCCGTCGCACGGTGGTTCTGGGGAATATTTCTTTTCAGCATTTCCCTAGTCGCACTAACCGACTTACTGGTGTTTGCAGGGGTAGAAAGCTTGGAAAATATGCATGAAATAGTCACCGCGGCAGAAATGACTCTCGGGGCGCTGTGCCTGGTCTCGGGCTCCTGGTGCCTGATCATGCGTTATGAGGGCGGAAAGTTCCTCCTGGCTTCTACAATAGCTTTGGGGATATTGCTGTTCTATTGCATCACATGGTTTCGGGTTGAATATGTCGGGCTGATTATCAAGTCACTATGCATTTTGGTGGCACTTCTAATATCTTGTGTCGGACTCGCCAGCCGGCAGAAAAGCGCATTGTGGGTAGTTTTTTCAATGATGCTCCTGGCCTTATCAACCAAATCCGGCAAGTTGCCGATCCCGATGGATCCGGTGGATATCAACCATTATATGATG
This Dyadobacter sp. UC 10 DNA region includes the following protein-coding sequences:
- the porM gene encoding type IX secretion system motor protein PorM/GldM → MAGGKETPRQKMIGMMYLVLTAMLALQVSSAIIEKFILLNNSLELSSGAANKINQETVLKIKAAVDKAGNRAADVAVIKQAEEVRKFTADITNEINTLKQEIIGKAGGGLNEEGGIKNPQEEAKVAELMIATGKRGKAYGLQQTLNAYTEQLNKLSPNKFQRLALDGREDPVVKGNKEQRNKDFAELNFESTPVAAALAVLSQKQTDIRRMEGEVLNYLASKVGAADVKFDRVLAMVSADAKTVVAGTKFKGQMFIAASASGITPRMSLNGSPVKVENGVGLIEFTAQGGGYNAEGIVKRELQARITIPTPSGKDTTYTMNQEYFVVKPTYQIETGTLPPLYLGCANKLSIQSPALGALWAPSFTTDGGEIIQSGQKGKFTIVPNRAQLNITVSNGGNVLGSEPFRVNKVPKPSLEVRVNGAPFDERRGAPASGTRSIQVVAVPDESFKNFSPEDAKFRVAEVEVSLARGTRRINGVTLRGGGGSISSLAQQAQPGDRYVITVLKVERQNFKGAVNEVEMGNQFRQVTLY
- the porL gene encoding type IX secretion system motor protein PorL/GldL is translated as MAKNSGPNFFWDKLVPTIYSAGAAVVILGALAKIQHWDFGGPLLTAGLGTEVLIFLLYALQTLTQSSDKDPDWTRVYPELADDYNGPAITRGSTQSSNITAKLDNMLDNAKLSPEVFDSLGKGFRNLSDTVGKITDLTDATVATNDYARNVKTASTAISDMNKSYGVAINAMSSMADATKDAQSYRDQFQQITKNMGALNAVYELELQDTTKHLKAMNAFYGNLTAAMENMADATKESQVFKNEMSKLTTNISSLNGIYGNMLTAMRGGNA
- the porK gene encoding T9SS ring complex lipoprotein PorK/GldK, which translates into the protein MNVKVFYRNGVKSLLLVAALMLMQSCGFIKSKFGKGGKEESGISNGEITATARKGFKQTTPAGMVVIPSGSFVMGQADEDIASSMNNMNRRVTISSFYMDDTEITNNEYRQFVNALLVDSVSVLGEEEIMSKYYPDTTVWKKDFAYSNGDPFVEYYYQHPGFDTYPVVGVSWLAAQYFSKWRTNLLHDFQNQEGQFNSTGFRLPSEAEWEWAARGGRAVAKYPWGNPYTMNAKGCFLANFKPQRGNYDADGYPYTGPANAYNPNDFGLYNMAGNVAEWTSDAYTDNATAIVWDMNPEYDNPDEPRKVVKGGSWKDIAYYLQTGTRTFEYETERRAFIGFRCVMDNVNDRGGARARRR
- a CDS encoding PorP/SprF family type IX secretion system membrane protein, with the protein product MTLKFTIRSNKNVRLLAIIFLIPFIAVGQKDAQFSLFSLNQLYLNPAAAGADGLTKFQLTHRTQYAGYQGTNLDDTGGALSTQLFSFSMPFKNFGIGFYALNDKSGPRTDQDFKVSAAYHIPLAGGKFQVGASAGLFRQAVDFGKLRARDPDDPLIQTGVISEINPDFAVGVRYESDAFYAGVSLNHFLKPKYQLGSDTGTNPLPQTIYFNAGVNLELGYLLDIQPIVLVKSDISTLSVEGGATVTYNKRYWVGGTYRQQDTYFILMGGIYLLQDQSLRLSGAYDMVIGGNRAKAASSFEVMLSYALPSPKFGKKTIIRTPRFRF
- a CDS encoding uroporphyrinogen-III synthase; this translates as MSETINFDQERLKKVTSLLVSQSRPADENSPYYELARKYNIKVDFRPFIQIDGVSYKDFRKQKINILDHTAVIFTSRNAIDHFFRICNEGRIEVPATMKYFCISEQTANYLQKYIVIRKRKIFTGTKTAAELIELMRKHKKEKFLYPCSDVRKNDIPEFADTEEFHFTEATMYQTIPSDLSDLEDVYYDIIAFFSPSGIKSLFENFPDFKQNDTRIAAFGPTTAKAVEDAGLVLDIQAPLPNAPSMTGALDLYIRQANQI
- a CDS encoding DUF4271 domain-containing protein, coding for MKSISATFFWAFFTVLLLLGSSATSAPKTNPPDRFFPVYSYENDWLVYNSQYKNYVPFSPGVNEGARSASLYIDLVKNRRYFLLLSSDTESYLFVEGALQNRIEGNTWQELSIDSLFKIYRKDELLVTIYGSPGIADKIALLCNKKKPNDAIGLNTSRPNFINIKPISFSPFGNFAVIALVLILILNAWIFNLNPLSFFRLINPIEFFNSDPRDQVSKINKPYSNTIIFFALITSMWMSFILVFLSVNKLNLFSVGSILSEKSNTLLIIGDFLILSTIFFVLTYVKYIFMLLAGNMLNLDKQVDVIFIKIVQSSYMFYGALFLIVFTVSFNRASWIADMRTYILLPFLFFYFARFIALYVVTKPPGALINLYLFSYLCVIEIIPLIVSMKFAL
- the sucD gene encoding succinate--CoA ligase subunit alpha — encoded protein: MSVLVNKNSKIIVQGFTGSEGSFHAQQMIEYGTNVVGGVTPGKGGLSHLERPVFNTVDQAVRSTGADVAIIFVPPAFAADAIMESADAGIGVIVCITEGIPTKDMMQAKEYIKNKNCRLIGPNCPGVITAEECKVGIMPGFIFKKGTVGLVSKSGTLTYEAVDQLTRAGLGQTTAIGIGGDPIIGTTTKEAVELLMNDPETEAIVMIGEIGGSMEADAANYIKSTGNKKPVVGFIAGQTAPKGRRMGHAGAIIGGADDTAEAKIRIMKESGIFVAESPALIGETMLLALGRK
- a CDS encoding DUF6962 family protein; its protein translation is MDILSSPHIFSNLVLTVTSLFIFFRYFKSQPPVARWFWGIFLFSISLVALTDLLVFAGVESLENMHEIVTAAEMTLGALCLVSGSWCLIMRYEGGKFLLASTIALGILLFYCITWFRVEYVGLIIKSLCILVALLISCVGLASRQKSALWVVFSMMLLALSTKSGKLPIPMDPVDINHYMMVLSVICVGRAVRDQYKILF